A section of the Deltaproteobacteria bacterium GWC2_65_14 genome encodes:
- a CDS encoding 30S ribosomal protein S13: MARIAGVDIPKTKKIWMALTYIYGIGPTSSTRILQEAGVSPDTKTNTLTEDQIAKIRDVIDAHHVVEGDLRKEVSMNIKRLMDLGSYRGLRHRKGLPARGQRTHTNARTRKGPRKGAVARKKEPTKK, encoded by the coding sequence TTGGCACGAATAGCCGGAGTCGACATTCCGAAGACGAAAAAGATCTGGATGGCGCTGACCTACATCTACGGGATCGGCCCCACCAGCTCGACGAGGATCCTCCAGGAGGCCGGCGTATCCCCGGATACGAAGACGAACACCCTCACCGAGGACCAGATCGCAAAAATCCGGGACGTCATCGACGCGCACCATGTCGTGGAGGGGGATCTCCGGAAGGAGGTCTCCATGAACATCAAGCGTCTGATGGACCTGGGGAGCTACCGCGGCCTACGGCACCGGAAGGGGCTGCCGGCCCGAGGCCAGCGAACCCACACGAACGCGCGGACCCGGAAGGGACCCCGCAAGGGGGCGGTCGCCCGAAAGAAGGAACCGACGAAGAAGTAA
- a CDS encoding translation initiation factor IF-1, which yields MAKEEPIEIEGTVIEPLPNAMFRVELDNKMRVLAHISGKMRMHFIKILPGDRVTVQLTPYDLTRGRIVYRTK from the coding sequence ATGGCGAAGGAAGAACCGATCGAGATCGAGGGAACCGTGATCGAGCCGTTGCCGAACGCGATGTTCCGGGTGGAGCTGGACAACAAGATGAGGGTTCTGGCCCACATCTCCGGGAAAATGCGGATGCATTTCATCAAGATCCTTCCGGGAGACCGGGTCACGGTGCAGCTGACGCCCTACGACCTGACGCGCGGCCGGATCGTGTACAGAACGAAGTAG
- a CDS encoding 50S ribosomal protein L36, translating into MKVRPSVRKICVKCKVIRRKGVVRVICENPKHKQRQG; encoded by the coding sequence ATGAAGGTCAGACCGTCGGTCCGGAAGATTTGCGTGAAATGCAAGGTGATCCGCCGGAAGGGAGTCGTCCGGGTCATCTGCGAGAACCCCAAACACAAGCAGCGCCAGGGATAG
- a CDS encoding 30S ribosomal protein S11: MATPRKKGKKKVRKNVPVGVAHIKATFNNTVITITDLDGNALAWCSSGSKGFKGSRKSTPFAATVAAEEVAKKAMEFGVSSLTVYIKGPGSGREAALRTLQAAGLKINYIRDVTPIPHNGCRPPKRRRV; this comes from the coding sequence ATGGCAACACCCAGGAAGAAAGGGAAGAAAAAGGTCCGGAAGAACGTGCCCGTGGGGGTGGCCCACATCAAGGCGACGTTCAACAACACGGTGATCACGATCACCGACCTCGACGGGAACGCCCTCGCCTGGTGCAGCTCGGGGTCCAAGGGGTTCAAGGGGTCCCGGAAGAGCACTCCTTTCGCGGCGACGGTCGCCGCCGAGGAGGTGGCGAAGAAGGCGATGGAATTCGGGGTCAGTTCGCTGACCGTCTACATCAAGGGCCCGGGGTCCGGGCGGGAGGCCGCGCTGAGAACGCTTCAGGCGGCCGGGCTCAAGATCAACTACATCCGGGATGTGACGCCCATTCCCCACAACGGGTGCCGTCCGCCGAAGCGGCGACGGGTCTGA